A stretch of Elusimicrobiota bacterium DNA encodes these proteins:
- a CDS encoding YtxH domain-containing protein, producing the protein MSERSSGELFLAFLLGGIVGGAMGVMLAPAAGKKTRRDLAGWIKRWLEEGADLYEDGRDTILEKARRMSPAGQSPKKAYEE; encoded by the coding sequence ATGAGCGAGCGAAGCAGCGGAGAACTGTTTCTCGCCTTTTTGTTGGGCGGTATTGTGGGCGGAGCCATGGGCGTGATGCTGGCGCCGGCGGCCGGAAAAAAAACGAGGCGAGATCTGGCCGGTTGGATTAAGCGTTGGCTGGAAGAAGGCGCGGACCTTTATGAAGACGGCCGGGACACCATTCTTGAAAAAGCAAGAAGAATGAGCCCTGCCGGGCAATCCCCTAAGAAGGCTTACGAGGAATAG
- a CDS encoding tryptophanase encodes MSEWNYRTIIEPFKIKMVEPIAFTNRAERQKLLEGAGYNLFRIPADKVTVDLLTDSGTSAMSALQWSALMKGDESYAGARSFFVFQAVVKRITGFEHIIPTHQGRAAERILFSVAGGKGKIIPGNTHFDTTRANIEATGALAVDLPCAQAKDAQSEYPFKGNIDLKALEKLLKTKRRRIPLVLMTLTNNALGGQPVSMDNLRRVRELTKKYGVPLFIDAARFSENSYFIKTRESGWEGTSVEEIARGIFALADGCLMSAKKDAFANIGGFLALNNEAWAQQSRNLLILTEGFPTYGGLAGRDLEAMAQGLLEVLEEDYLKYRLRSTAYLGEGLMKLGIPIMRPVGGHAVYIDARKFLPHIPRDQFPGQSLVVQLYLEAGIRSCELGSLMFGKAAKMELVRLAIPRRVYTQSHVDWVIEVFDRIRSKRKQFSGYRIVVEPKELRHFTAQLAPAA; translated from the coding sequence ATGTCCGAGTGGAATTACCGAACTATTATCGAGCCCTTTAAAATCAAAATGGTGGAGCCCATCGCCTTTACCAACCGGGCTGAGCGGCAAAAATTGCTTGAAGGCGCGGGTTACAATTTGTTCCGCATCCCGGCGGATAAAGTCACCGTTGATTTATTGACGGATTCCGGAACCAGCGCCATGAGCGCGCTTCAGTGGTCGGCCCTGATGAAGGGGGATGAATCCTATGCCGGGGCCAGAAGCTTTTTTGTTTTCCAGGCGGTGGTCAAGCGGATTACGGGATTTGAGCATATCATCCCTACGCATCAGGGACGCGCGGCTGAGCGCATTTTATTTTCCGTCGCCGGCGGCAAGGGCAAAATCATTCCGGGCAACACTCATTTTGACACGACCCGCGCCAATATCGAGGCCACCGGAGCCCTGGCCGTGGATTTGCCCTGCGCCCAGGCCAAGGACGCGCAAAGCGAGTATCCGTTTAAAGGCAATATCGATTTGAAGGCGTTGGAGAAACTGTTGAAAACCAAGCGCCGGCGCATTCCCTTGGTGTTGATGACCTTGACCAATAACGCTTTGGGCGGGCAGCCGGTGTCCATGGATAATTTGCGCAGAGTCCGGGAATTAACCAAAAAATACGGCGTCCCTTTGTTTATTGATGCCGCGCGCTTTTCCGAGAATTCTTATTTCATCAAGACGCGGGAATCCGGCTGGGAGGGCACATCCGTGGAGGAAATCGCCAGGGGGATTTTTGCGTTGGCGGACGGCTGCTTGATGAGCGCCAAAAAAGACGCGTTCGCCAATATCGGCGGATTTTTGGCCTTAAACAACGAGGCCTGGGCCCAGCAATCCAGGAATTTGCTGATTTTAACCGAGGGCTTCCCGACCTATGGGGGCTTGGCTGGACGCGATTTGGAGGCCATGGCCCAGGGATTGCTGGAAGTCTTGGAAGAAGATTATTTAAAGTACCGCCTGCGTTCAACCGCTTATTTGGGCGAGGGCCTGATGAAGCTGGGCATTCCCATCATGCGTCCGGTGGGCGGCCATGCGGTTTATATTGACGCCCGGAAGTTTTTGCCGCATATCCCCAGGGATCAATTTCCCGGACAATCTTTGGTTGTCCAGCTTTACCTTGAGGCGGGCATACGCTCCTGCGAATTAGGCTCGCTGATGTTCGGCAAAGCCGCGAAAATGGAGCTGGTGCGCTTGGCCATCCCGCGCCGCGTCTATACTCAAAGCCATGTCGATTGGGTGATCGAGGTCTTCGACCGGATTCGGAGCAAGCGCAAACAATTCAGCGGCTACCGGATCGTTGTCGAGCCCAAAGAACTCAGGCATTTCACCGCGCAGTTGGCTCCCGCGGCTTAA
- a CDS encoding recombinase family protein, translating to MENWRKYLDPEDMTPEERLERVIELLATAVARMIRGEGKEETKPPTLISPSQPEIANAPSAKGRVPFGQEMGKMGRVFNQAELVWIKRIQELAAQGWSSEKIAKQLNKEDHESNRAGRWSRTAVWRILKKLKQKGVAE from the coding sequence ATGGAAAATTGGAGAAAGTATCTTGATCCTGAAGACATGACACCCGAAGAGAGACTGGAACGCGTTATCGAGCTGTTGGCAACGGCAGTCGCGAGGATGATAAGGGGCGAGGGAAAAGAGGAAACGAAACCGCCCACTTTAATCTCTCCCTCTCAACCTGAGATTGCCAATGCGCCGTCCGCAAAAGGGCGCGTTCCTTTTGGGCAAGAGATGGGTAAGATGGGCCGGGTGTTCAATCAGGCTGAGCTTGTTTGGATTAAACGAATCCAGGAACTGGCCGCGCAAGGTTGGTCGTCTGAAAAAATTGCCAAACAGTTGAACAAAGAGGATCATGAGAGTAATCGCGCTGGCAGGTGGTCCAGGACGGCAGTTTGGCGGATTTTGAAAAAACTTAAACAAAAAGGCGTTGCAGAATAG
- a CDS encoding DNA recombination protein RmuC: MALEILILVGVLLALGVSIALFLRKQERADIAPLQDGLVKLQSDMAGRIVQASGETKQLVAEKFADEFQKISERLNTQLDRGRQDQEARLLKMADGMEKRLEEIREKVDRRLLAIGDLVQEKLDKTIQDGHQQSEKVVEHLRKAELQLQNLNTVGTSINELNSLLKLPHLRGSFGEMTLESLLADFLPAGTYEVQTGATGDRRPDAIVKFPKSYLPIDSKFPREQVLPLFESNDPAQIESARQELARVVKEQAKQIHDKYVHPEEGSMDMALMFLPSETLYFEVIRNIKLWEQLSKLKVFPVSPNTLAVTLKSIAIAHDYYEMAQGVQQTIEDIRKARNHFEHFENRFDEVGERLRKAQEAFDTAQTNLSRYTSSVTRLTGETPAALPLSDGKN; the protein is encoded by the coding sequence ATGGCCCTTGAAATCCTCATCCTCGTCGGAGTTTTACTGGCCTTGGGCGTTTCCATCGCGCTTTTTTTAAGAAAACAGGAACGCGCCGATATCGCCCCTCTTCAAGACGGGCTCGTCAAGCTTCAAAGCGATATGGCCGGACGCATCGTCCAGGCTTCCGGGGAAACCAAACAGCTTGTCGCCGAAAAATTCGCGGATGAATTTCAAAAAATATCGGAACGCTTAAATACTCAACTGGATCGCGGCCGCCAGGACCAGGAAGCCCGGCTCTTGAAAATGGCCGACGGCATGGAAAAACGCCTTGAAGAAATCCGAGAAAAAGTCGATCGCCGCCTGCTGGCCATCGGCGATCTGGTCCAGGAAAAACTCGATAAAACCATTCAGGACGGGCATCAGCAATCGGAAAAAGTCGTGGAGCATCTGCGCAAAGCCGAGCTGCAACTGCAAAATTTAAATACGGTCGGAACATCGATCAACGAACTGAATTCCCTCTTGAAACTGCCGCATTTGCGCGGGAGCTTCGGGGAAATGACCTTGGAGAGCCTGCTGGCTGATTTTCTGCCGGCCGGGACCTATGAAGTTCAAACAGGCGCCACCGGCGACCGGCGTCCCGATGCCATCGTCAAATTCCCCAAATCCTATCTGCCCATCGACAGCAAATTCCCCAGGGAGCAGGTTCTGCCGCTCTTCGAATCCAATGATCCGGCCCAAATCGAATCAGCGCGACAGGAATTGGCCCGTGTGGTCAAGGAACAAGCCAAACAGATTCACGACAAATACGTGCATCCTGAGGAAGGATCCATGGACATGGCCTTGATGTTCTTGCCGAGCGAGACCCTGTATTTTGAAGTAATCAGAAATATCAAACTTTGGGAACAGCTCTCCAAACTTAAAGTTTTCCCGGTTTCCCCCAACACCTTGGCCGTGACGCTCAAAAGCATCGCCATTGCCCACGATTACTATGAAATGGCCCAGGGGGTCCAGCAAACCATCGAAGATATCCGAAAGGCGCGGAACCATTTTGAACATTTCGAAAACCGATTCGATGAGGTGGGCGAACGCCTCAGAAAAGCTCAGGAAGCCTTTGATACGGCCCAGACCAATTTAAGCCGCTATACGAGCTCCGTTACGCGCCTGACCGGCGAGACCCCGGCCGCCCTACCGTTAAGCGACGGCAAAAACTAA
- a CDS encoding tetratricopeptide repeat protein, giving the protein MSKKKHRHLAPVQPTAPPPPASPISPAFPLPYALCIILAAFILYANTLGHQFIYGDDEHMFVKNVYLSDWRFFPNLLTENVKAGFGQMTNHYRPVQMGLYGIIAHTAGITPWPFHFLNILCHAASGLFLFLLLKDLFPELKLWQIAGMALLWVAHPIQVEDIAMANGTATPLHGAWLLASLWAFARSLDRQQQRPRLFWFCALGAFAGALLSKESAIVLPALILGLHWTLARLNRAEALTIAKALSFHLPFWALAGLYMLLRLTVFNFADTLNFYQGTSNVFTENLIYRFYTLMTVLAHGLKILILPIGLHPERNWPVFASLLSAPVLASAAGLGALLILAAWAVNKEPRISFGVFWFFAAYAPMSNLLAKINALFWEHWFYFPSLGMFIALAAATVAWPRAKTTLMALTLSAIPVLSAATIYRNRFWRNSETYFSYCLRYEPETAKLWNNLAMAVSEKGDERRAIEYYKEAVRLNDAHPETHHNLANAYSSLGEIALAEEEFKKAIAMAPQFYHSHLSLAGIEIYRKNYKRAIVYLETAVGINPHLDQAKQVLEALKSGQFKPREPTAR; this is encoded by the coding sequence TTGTCAAAAAAGAAACACCGGCATTTAGCTCCCGTTCAACCGACAGCCCCGCCCCCTCCTGCGTCCCCGATCTCCCCCGCTTTTCCCTTGCCCTATGCTCTGTGCATCATCCTGGCTGCCTTCATTCTTTACGCCAATACATTAGGCCATCAATTTATCTACGGCGATGACGAACACATGTTCGTCAAAAATGTTTATTTGAGCGATTGGCGTTTTTTCCCTAATCTGCTCACTGAAAACGTCAAAGCCGGGTTCGGGCAAATGACCAATCATTACCGCCCCGTGCAAATGGGCCTTTACGGGATCATCGCCCACACCGCCGGCATCACCCCCTGGCCGTTTCATTTCTTGAATATTCTCTGCCATGCGGCTTCGGGTTTGTTTCTCTTCCTTCTCCTCAAGGACCTTTTCCCGGAACTCAAGCTTTGGCAAATCGCGGGCATGGCGCTGTTGTGGGTTGCGCATCCCATCCAAGTGGAAGACATTGCCATGGCCAACGGCACGGCCACGCCCCTGCATGGAGCCTGGCTTTTGGCTTCGCTATGGGCGTTCGCCCGCTCCCTGGACCGGCAGCAGCAGCGCCCGCGGCTTTTTTGGTTCTGCGCCTTGGGGGCCTTTGCCGGGGCTTTGCTGTCGAAAGAAAGCGCCATTGTGTTGCCGGCTTTGATTTTGGGGCTGCACTGGACGTTGGCGCGGCTAAACCGAGCCGAAGCCTTGACGATTGCTAAAGCGCTTTCTTTTCACCTTCCCTTTTGGGCGTTAGCCGGCTTGTACATGCTGTTGCGCCTGACCGTGTTTAATTTCGCCGACACCCTAAATTTTTATCAGGGAACTTCCAATGTTTTTACGGAAAATTTGATTTATCGTTTCTATACGCTGATGACCGTTCTTGCCCACGGCCTGAAAATTCTAATTTTGCCGATAGGGCTTCACCCTGAGCGCAATTGGCCGGTGTTTGCGTCGTTGTTGTCCGCTCCGGTGCTGGCATCGGCCGCCGGCCTGGGCGCCCTCTTGATCCTGGCCGCATGGGCCGTCAACAAAGAACCCAGGATCAGCTTCGGCGTATTCTGGTTTTTCGCAGCCTACGCGCCCATGAGCAATCTGCTCGCCAAAATCAACGCGCTGTTTTGGGAACACTGGTTTTATTTCCCCTCCCTCGGCATGTTCATCGCCTTGGCGGCCGCAACCGTCGCTTGGCCGCGCGCCAAAACTACGTTGATGGCCTTAACCCTCAGCGCCATCCCGGTCCTGAGCGCGGCCACGATTTACCGAAACCGTTTTTGGCGGAACTCGGAAACTTATTTCAGCTATTGCCTGCGCTATGAACCCGAAACAGCCAAACTTTGGAACAATCTGGCCATGGCCGTCTCGGAGAAAGGCGATGAACGCAGGGCCATCGAGTACTATAAAGAAGCCGTTCGCTTAAATGACGCCCATCCGGAAACCCATCACAACCTGGCCAACGCCTACTCAAGCCTGGGAGAAATCGCCTTAGCCGAAGAAGAATTCAAAAAAGCCATTGCCATGGCCCCGCAGTTTTATCATTCCCATTTGTCCTTGGCCGGCATCGAAATTTATCGCAAGAACTACAAGAGAGCGATCGTTTATTTGGAAACGGCCGTCGGCATTAATCCTCATCTTGATCAGGCCAAACAGGTTCTAGAAGCGCTTAAAAGCGGACAATTTAAGCCGCGGGAGCCAACTGCGCGGTGA
- a CDS encoding AI-2E family transporter, with amino-acid sequence MQSVLTPFLLALLAAYLVNPLIAMFEHKGVRRRVVVVAFYACVGLAVGILAAALIPQAAVEIEELQTHWPEKAAGLKKMSDNALDYALKRWPAAREVVPMIEEKAQAFAAHTAESLPNVASGLLGFFSLLFLVPFIAFFFLSDGPHILEKVLAACPGRHVEKALHVFCAISESIGNYLRAIFIEASIIGALATVGLYVLGMDYALTLGVLTGISGLIPYIGPIIVGALAAALTAIQFESLGPALNVILLFAGLRFFDDWFIQPYIMARAVHLHPALLIFALMFGGHFFGLLGLILAAPAACVLRVVFGALVEWYLTESGLKKSPSIIHEEIVIV; translated from the coding sequence GTGCAATCGGTATTAACGCCGTTTCTGCTTGCGCTCTTGGCCGCTTATTTAGTCAATCCTTTAATCGCCATGTTTGAACATAAGGGCGTCCGGCGGCGCGTGGTGGTCGTGGCGTTTTATGCGTGCGTCGGATTGGCGGTGGGCATTTTGGCCGCGGCGCTGATTCCGCAGGCGGCCGTTGAAATCGAGGAATTGCAAACCCATTGGCCGGAGAAGGCCGCGGGTTTGAAAAAAATGAGCGACAATGCCCTTGATTATGCGCTTAAGCGCTGGCCGGCGGCCCGCGAAGTGGTTCCTATGATCGAAGAAAAGGCGCAGGCCTTCGCGGCGCATACCGCCGAATCCTTGCCGAACGTGGCTTCCGGGCTTCTTGGGTTTTTCTCTTTGCTTTTCCTCGTGCCGTTTATCGCGTTCTTTTTTCTTTCAGACGGGCCGCATATTCTTGAGAAAGTCCTGGCCGCCTGCCCCGGCCGCCATGTGGAGAAGGCGCTGCATGTGTTTTGCGCGATCAGCGAATCCATCGGCAATTATTTGAGGGCGATTTTCATCGAGGCCTCGATTATCGGGGCTTTGGCGACCGTCGGCCTTTATGTCTTGGGCATGGATTACGCGTTGACGTTGGGGGTATTGACGGGCATCAGCGGGTTGATTCCTTACATCGGACCTATTATTGTGGGCGCCTTGGCCGCGGCTTTGACCGCGATTCAGTTTGAGTCTTTGGGCCCGGCGTTAAACGTGATTTTGCTGTTCGCCGGGTTGCGGTTTTTTGACGACTGGTTCATTCAGCCTTATATTATGGCCCGGGCCGTTCATCTGCATCCTGCGCTGCTCATTTTCGCGTTGATGTTCGGAGGGCATTTTTTCGGGCTGTTGGGGTTGATTCTGGCGGCCCCGGCGGCCTGCGTGTTAAGGGTGGTGTTCGGGGCCTTGGTTGAGTGGTATTTGACGGAATCAGGCTTAAAAAAATCGCCCAGCATTATTCACGAAGAAATCGTGATTGTTTAA
- a CDS encoding 23S rRNA (pseudouridine(1915)-N(3))-methyltransferase RlmH — translation MKIFILSFGRLKTSGLRDAADYYLRLSRPWVTLEEIEIKPLPVAEKSPASRRLIQDEEARRLLSEITNKLPEKAPFFLIDERGRALNSRQWSELMDDWERSGLKAVGLCLGSSLGFSASLKEKAKAVLSLGPQTMPHELARVVLMEQIYRAAAILKGHPYHNEG, via the coding sequence CTGAAAATTTTTATTCTTTCCTTCGGACGCCTGAAAACATCCGGGCTGCGGGATGCGGCGGATTATTATTTGAGGCTGTCGCGGCCCTGGGTGACCCTCGAAGAAATTGAGATAAAGCCCCTCCCTGTTGCGGAAAAGTCGCCGGCCTCCAGGCGTTTGATTCAAGACGAGGAAGCCCGGCGCTTATTGAGCGAAATTACGAACAAGCTTCCGGAGAAGGCGCCTTTTTTTCTTATTGACGAGCGCGGCCGGGCTTTGAATTCCCGTCAGTGGTCGGAATTGATGGACGACTGGGAACGCTCCGGGTTGAAAGCCGTCGGCCTTTGTTTGGGCAGCAGTTTGGGTTTTTCCGCTTCCTTGAAGGAGAAAGCGAAGGCTGTTTTAAGCCTGGGGCCTCAGACCATGCCTCATGAGTTGGCCCGGGTGGTGCTCATGGAGCAAATCTACCGCGCCGCCGCCATTCTTAAAGGGCATCCATACCACAACGAAGGCTAA
- a CDS encoding cyclic nucleotide-binding domain-containing protein: protein MRLIKGFLKSYLLDPELIRRREALEKIPIFRSLTSNQLTRVLTMLYHRNYQEGEVIFKEGDIGRALFIIGSGKVGLYRKDKKGHEQELAVLEPGDFFGEMALLEEMPRSARAVAVEPSSLFFLYKSSLDGFIVQRPDIGASILSALAKLLSARLRNISSQIAKADLK from the coding sequence GTGCGGTTAATTAAGGGTTTTTTAAAAAGTTATTTGCTGGATCCGGAATTGATCCGCCGCCGCGAGGCGTTGGAGAAAATTCCGATTTTCCGCAGTTTGACATCCAATCAACTGACTCGCGTGCTGACCATGCTTTACCATAGAAATTACCAGGAGGGGGAAGTGATTTTTAAAGAGGGGGATATCGGGCGCGCCCTTTTCATTATCGGTTCGGGAAAGGTGGGTCTTTATCGAAAGGATAAAAAAGGCCATGAACAAGAATTGGCTGTCTTGGAGCCCGGAGATTTTTTCGGGGAGATGGCTTTACTTGAAGAGATGCCGCGTTCAGCCAGGGCCGTGGCCGTGGAGCCTTCAAGTTTGTTTTTTCTTTATAAAAGCAGCCTCGATGGTTTCATCGTGCAGCGCCCGGATATCGGCGCTTCGATTTTATCGGCTTTGGCCAAGCTGCTTTCCGCGCGGTTGAGAAATATCTCATCGCAGATCGCCAAAGCTGATCTTAAATAA
- a CDS encoding thioredoxin domain-containing protein gives MRLLEKKNVRLIASGLVLSVFFIACVKLGRKTEWAAAMALPEGRVRGPIGAPITIEEFSDFQCPSCKRAQPVLHELMSLYPNDVKLVFKHFPLEMMHASARLAAKATECARRKNKFWEYHDTLFERQEVWSKSQNVRDDFLVYAKELALNEAEFNGCLDDAKINLAVSADAAEAQSRQVESTPTFFLEGVRLVGGGQLKQHGARLIEVMKSEKTKGKRRP, from the coding sequence ATGCGTTTGTTGGAAAAGAAAAATGTCCGCCTAATCGCCTCCGGGCTGGTCCTTTCGGTTTTTTTTATCGCCTGCGTCAAGCTCGGCAGGAAGACCGAATGGGCCGCAGCCATGGCGTTGCCTGAAGGCCGCGTCCGCGGACCCATCGGCGCACCCATCACCATTGAAGAGTTTTCCGATTTTCAGTGCCCGAGCTGCAAAAGAGCCCAGCCTGTTTTGCATGAGCTGATGTCGCTTTACCCCAATGACGTTAAATTGGTGTTCAAACATTTTCCCTTGGAGATGATGCACGCCTCGGCCCGGCTGGCGGCCAAAGCCACGGAGTGCGCGCGCCGAAAAAATAAGTTTTGGGAATACCACGACACGCTCTTCGAGCGCCAGGAAGTCTGGTCGAAATCCCAGAATGTCCGCGACGATTTTTTGGTTTACGCCAAGGAACTTGCCTTAAACGAAGCAGAATTCAACGGCTGCCTTGATGATGCCAAAATCAATCTTGCGGTCAGCGCGGACGCCGCCGAGGCTCAATCGCGGCAGGTCGAGTCAACGCCCACGTTTTTTCTCGAAGGCGTCCGTTTGGTGGGCGGCGGGCAGTTGAAGCAGCACGGGGCCAGATTGATCGAGGTTATGAAAAGTGAAAAAACTAAGGGAAAACGAAGGCCTTAA
- a CDS encoding acyl-CoA thioesterase, producing MQKPLPGRPPKISKTTLANLMLPEDANPRGKVFGGSVLKLIDNAAYVAACRHAGTANCVTVSMDKVDFKVPIEIGELVILESQVHYTGRTSIQVGVNVFAENLNSGRRRLTNSCLVTFVAVDAQGRPAPVPAVKPQTAQEKKLYHEAHQRRLQQNQ from the coding sequence ATGCAAAAACCACTGCCGGGGCGGCCGCCTAAAATATCAAAAACAACGCTGGCCAATCTGATGCTGCCCGAGGACGCCAACCCCAGGGGCAAGGTCTTCGGCGGCAGCGTCTTAAAATTAATCGACAACGCGGCCTATGTCGCGGCCTGCCGCCACGCAGGCACGGCCAATTGCGTCACGGTATCCATGGATAAAGTCGATTTTAAAGTGCCGATCGAGATCGGCGAATTGGTAATTTTGGAGTCCCAGGTTCATTATACCGGCCGCACCTCGATTCAAGTCGGGGTCAATGTCTTCGCCGAAAATTTAAATAGCGGCCGGCGCCGGCTGACCAATTCATGCCTGGTTACGTTCGTGGCCGTCGATGCCCAGGGCCGGCCGGCCCCGGTCCCTGCGGTCAAGCCGCAAACAGCCCAGGAGAAAAAACTCTATCACGAAGCTCATCAGCGCCGGCTGCAACAAAATCAATAA
- a CDS encoding amidinotransferase has product MPETLCHEDAAQLAGPLENLRPMPQPSGVLMCPPDYFDVLEAQNPFMAGQLGKVDKDKAKSQWHEMKTILEKLGKSVHVMPAAPNLEDMVFCANQALPGLGADGQKIALMGRMKYPSRRRETPFVKSRLDQEGYRTLTLTKDICFEGTGDALWHSGKRLIWGGWGQRTRKEAYAEVAQVMGASVCLLEMPNPRFYHLDTCLAVLSREAALIHPPAFTEQGLKLLSAVFPALIEVDAGEAVGQMACNALAIDERWVIIQRGAVKTVRELKKLGFEIIETETSEFMKSGGSVFCMKLLLF; this is encoded by the coding sequence ATGCCCGAAACCCTCTGCCACGAAGACGCCGCTCAATTAGCGGGGCCTCTTGAGAACCTTCGTCCGATGCCTCAGCCCAGCGGCGTTCTGATGTGCCCGCCGGATTATTTTGACGTGCTGGAAGCCCAAAATCCTTTCATGGCCGGCCAACTCGGCAAAGTCGACAAAGACAAAGCCAAAAGCCAATGGCATGAGATGAAAACGATCTTAGAGAAACTGGGCAAATCCGTTCACGTCATGCCCGCAGCCCCAAATTTAGAAGATATGGTGTTTTGCGCCAATCAGGCCCTCCCAGGGCTTGGCGCCGACGGCCAAAAAATCGCCCTGATGGGGCGCATGAAATACCCCTCGCGCCGGCGGGAAACGCCGTTCGTCAAAAGCCGGCTTGATCAAGAAGGTTATCGGACCCTGACCCTGACCAAGGACATTTGCTTTGAAGGCACGGGAGACGCGCTCTGGCATAGCGGGAAACGGCTGATTTGGGGCGGCTGGGGTCAGCGCACCCGCAAAGAGGCTTACGCAGAGGTCGCCCAAGTCATGGGAGCATCGGTTTGCCTGCTGGAGATGCCCAACCCCCGGTTTTATCATCTGGATACCTGTTTAGCTGTTTTAAGCCGGGAGGCGGCCTTGATTCATCCCCCCGCCTTCACCGAACAAGGGCTCAAGCTTCTTAGCGCTGTTTTCCCGGCATTAATCGAAGTGGACGCGGGTGAAGCCGTCGGGCAAATGGCCTGCAATGCCCTGGCTATCGACGAACGCTGGGTGATTATTCAACGGGGAGCCGTGAAAACGGTCAGGGAATTGAAAAAACTCGGTTTTGAAATCATTGAAACCGAAACATCGGAATTCATGAAATCAGGCGGCAGCGTTTTCTGCATGAAACTGCTGCTCTTTTAG
- a CDS encoding NAD(P)H-dependent oxidoreductase, with the protein MPQSRLNIVGICGSLEAKGNTMQALRLALEGARLSGADIQAVELRDYDLPLLNSPFRHAKGAQHVAKLKNICKKADGIIVATPEYHGSCSGALKNALDWMGFEEFEGKMAGLVGLAGGEMGAFNALSHLRTIFRQVHAWVVPGQVSIARSHHAFDRNGRLLDPKLGRRLKNLGVEVAKFALLHKQGKSNDFLRLWEGCVANPGGEGR; encoded by the coding sequence ATGCCTCAATCACGGTTAAACATCGTCGGAATCTGCGGAAGCCTTGAAGCCAAGGGCAATACCATGCAGGCGTTAAGGCTGGCCTTGGAAGGCGCGCGCTTATCGGGCGCGGATATCCAAGCCGTTGAATTGCGGGATTACGATTTGCCGTTGTTGAATTCTCCTTTCCGTCATGCCAAAGGCGCCCAGCATGTGGCTAAGCTCAAGAATATTTGTAAAAAAGCCGACGGTATTATCGTGGCCACGCCGGAATACCACGGCAGTTGCTCCGGCGCTTTGAAAAACGCCCTCGATTGGATGGGTTTCGAGGAATTCGAGGGGAAGATGGCGGGCTTGGTGGGTTTGGCCGGCGGGGAGATGGGCGCCTTTAACGCGCTTAGTCATTTGAGGACGATTTTTCGTCAGGTGCATGCCTGGGTTGTGCCGGGCCAAGTTTCCATCGCCAGGTCCCACCATGCGTTCGATCGAAACGGCCGTTTGCTTGACCCTAAATTGGGCCGGCGCCTGAAAAATTTGGGCGTTGAGGTGGCCAAATTTGCGCTTTTGCATAAACAGGGCAAATCCAACGATTTCCTTCGCCTTTGGGAAGGCTGCGTCGCCAATCCGGGCGGCGAGGGCCGATAG
- a CDS encoding glycosyltransferase family 2 protein — protein sequence MPPKVAVIVLNYNGSQDTIDCLESLKKSDYPDFEILIVDNASIDDSRATLSSWAAAQPFGAPAAVLLESTANKGYAGGNNIGIRRALERGADYVWVLNNDTVVEGNTLSALVAAAQENPAIGLAGAALYHHDQPKKPQALGGGFINPWFGTSRHETKTGGKQLDYINGASILARASMIRQIGLLDERFFIYWEDADWSLRARQAGWALAWVPQARVRHKVGRTVNRGNLLADYHHALSGLLFFDKHAGQFFPWTRTAFLTGKLAKRLLSARWDALEVVLSAARLLRSDALQTADQNFVKS from the coding sequence ATGCCGCCTAAAGTCGCCGTCATCGTTTTAAACTACAACGGCTCCCAGGACACCATCGATTGCCTGGAATCATTGAAAAAATCGGATTATCCGGACTTCGAAATTCTGATCGTGGATAATGCTTCGATTGATGATTCCCGGGCAACCCTGTCATCATGGGCGGCGGCCCAACCCTTCGGCGCTCCGGCCGCTGTTTTACTTGAGTCCACCGCGAACAAGGGCTATGCCGGGGGCAATAATATCGGGATTCGCCGGGCCCTTGAGCGCGGAGCGGATTATGTGTGGGTTTTAAACAATGATACGGTCGTCGAAGGCAATACGCTGAGCGCGCTGGTCGCCGCGGCGCAAGAAAATCCTGCGATCGGTTTGGCCGGGGCCGCGCTTTATCATCACGATCAGCCCAAAAAACCCCAGGCCTTGGGCGGGGGCTTTATCAATCCATGGTTTGGAACCAGCCGCCATGAAACCAAAACCGGCGGCAAGCAATTGGATTACATCAACGGCGCTTCGATTTTGGCCCGCGCATCCATGATCCGGCAAATCGGCTTGCTGGATGAGCGGTTTTTTATTTATTGGGAGGATGCGGATTGGTCGCTGCGGGCAAGGCAGGCCGGATGGGCCTTGGCCTGGGTTCCCCAAGCGCGCGTCCGGCACAAAGTCGGCCGCACCGTGAATCGGGGCAATTTATTGGCCGACTATCATCATGCTTTGAGCGGGTTGCTGTTTTTCGACAAGCACGCCGGGCAGTTTTTTCCTTGGACACGCACGGCCTTTTTAACGGGCAAGCTGGCCAAGCGGCTTTTGTCGGCGCGATGGGATGCGTTGGAAGTCGTTTTATCGGCGGCTAGATTATTAAGAAGCGATGCGCTGCAAACGGCGGATCAAAATTTTGTTAAAAGCTGA